In Natronospira bacteriovora, a single window of DNA contains:
- a CDS encoding DUF58 domain-containing protein encodes MAAVLRHPLRTLQTLARHWAYRRQGPDHSPLRLHRRRIYILPTRSGAAMAIVIVGIVLAAMNYSNSMGFLLGFTLAALALVSMHHCHRQLTGLLIRSGRPSRGFVGEIQTLSLSVESDDRVDRCDLLLTDESGEPRDVTNLAAGQQARLALPVTPGRRGPLRIRRFGIESRYPFGLFRAWCWLDLPLEGLAWPTPLNSEPRHADDPEDDSGQREQAGTEDFARLRDYVGGDPIARLLWRHYLARDELVVKEFASPAGESAIWFDWEQSGPGDTEVRLSRLTHWVLKAEADDQVWGLRLADQAIGPGRGASQTRQALDALALFQQERSPDE; translated from the coding sequence TTGGCTGCCGTTCTCCGTCATCCCCTGCGCACCCTGCAGACCCTGGCCCGACACTGGGCCTATCGGCGTCAGGGGCCTGATCACAGCCCCCTGAGACTGCACCGAAGGCGCATCTATATCCTGCCCACTCGCAGCGGCGCCGCCATGGCCATTGTCATTGTCGGCATCGTTCTCGCCGCCATGAATTATTCAAACAGCATGGGCTTCCTGCTGGGTTTCACCCTGGCCGCCCTGGCCCTGGTCAGCATGCATCACTGTCACCGGCAACTGACCGGGCTGCTCATTCGCAGCGGCCGGCCAAGCCGCGGCTTTGTCGGGGAAATCCAGACGCTGTCACTGAGCGTGGAAAGCGATGACCGGGTCGACCGCTGCGATCTCCTGCTGACCGATGAGTCCGGTGAACCGCGGGATGTGACGAACCTGGCCGCCGGCCAACAGGCCCGCCTGGCCTTGCCTGTGACCCCCGGCCGGCGCGGGCCACTGCGTATTCGTCGTTTCGGCATCGAGAGCCGTTACCCCTTTGGCCTGTTCCGCGCCTGGTGCTGGCTGGATCTGCCGCTGGAGGGCCTGGCCTGGCCGACCCCGCTGAACAGCGAGCCACGCCATGCCGACGATCCGGAGGATGACAGCGGCCAGCGGGAACAGGCCGGTACCGAGGACTTCGCCCGCCTGCGTGACTACGTGGGGGGTGATCCCATCGCGCGCCTCCTGTGGCGGCACTATCTCGCCCGCGATGAACTGGTGGTCAAGGAATTCGCCAGTCCGGCTGGGGAAAGCGCCATCTGGTTCGACTGGGAACAAAGCGGCCCCGGTGACACCGAAGTTCGCCTGTCACGGCTGACCCACTGGGTGCTCAAGGCCGAGGCGGACGATCAGGTCTGGGGCCTTCGTCTGGCTGATCAGGCCATTGGCCCGGGCCGGGGTGCCTCCCAGACCCGTCAGGCCCTGGATGCACTGGCCCTGTTCCAGCAGGAGCGTAGCCCCGATGAGTGA
- a CDS encoding proline--tRNA ligase, translating to MRVSQFPLFTLKEVPADAEVVSHQLMLRAGMIRRLASGLYSWMPLGLRVLRKVERIVREEMDRAGALELVMPAVQPAELWQESGRWKHYGPELLRLKDRHDREFCFGPTHEEVITDITRRELKSYRQLPVNFYQIQTKFRDEIRPRFGVMRAREFLMKDAYSFHISEASLAEGYETMFQAYTRIFQRLGLRFRSVEADSGSIGGSVSREFHVLADSGEDEILSSDGSEYAANTELASSPGPAIDTLAPADAEKCATPDTETVEAQAKMLGLALDRIVKSVVVMSDDDTPAVLFIAGDDELNLIKAARALAAEEVRLATAEEVLEATGVPKGFIGPVGLPDGLRVLVDHRAATATNFSSGANEKDQHWINLNWNRDVPLPETADLRMAKAGEPAPDGKGTLHSSRGIEVGHIFQLGRKYSEAMNATVLDENGRDQAMYMGCYGIGVSRIVAAAIEQNHDQKGIIWPAPLAPFQLLIIGIGMDRSEAVREAAEDLHDRLQQAGVEVLLDDRDARPGVKFADAELLGIPHRVVIGDRGLKEGKVEYQGRRDDESTKLDYAGIADTLLEKLRS from the coding sequence ATGCGCGTTTCCCAGTTCCCGCTGTTCACTCTCAAGGAAGTGCCGGCGGATGCCGAAGTCGTTTCCCATCAGCTGATGTTGCGTGCGGGCATGATCCGCCGCCTGGCCTCGGGATTGTATTCCTGGATGCCGCTGGGTTTGCGGGTGCTGCGCAAGGTGGAACGGATCGTGCGCGAGGAAATGGATCGCGCCGGCGCCCTGGAGCTGGTGATGCCGGCGGTGCAGCCGGCCGAACTATGGCAGGAATCCGGCCGCTGGAAGCATTACGGCCCGGAACTGCTGCGCCTGAAGGATCGCCACGATCGGGAGTTCTGTTTCGGCCCCACCCATGAGGAAGTGATTACCGATATTACCCGACGGGAACTCAAGAGTTACCGCCAGCTGCCGGTCAACTTCTACCAGATCCAGACGAAGTTTCGCGACGAGATCCGGCCACGGTTTGGCGTCATGCGGGCGCGGGAATTCCTGATGAAGGATGCTTATTCCTTCCATATCAGTGAGGCGTCACTGGCGGAAGGCTACGAAACCATGTTCCAGGCCTATACGCGAATCTTCCAGCGCCTGGGACTGCGTTTCCGTTCCGTGGAGGCGGACAGCGGCAGCATTGGCGGCAGCGTCTCCCGGGAATTCCATGTCCTTGCCGACTCCGGCGAGGATGAAATCCTTTCCTCGGATGGCAGTGAGTACGCTGCCAATACCGAACTGGCCAGCAGCCCCGGCCCGGCCATTGACACGCTGGCCCCGGCGGATGCCGAAAAGTGCGCCACACCGGACACGGAAACGGTGGAGGCCCAGGCGAAGATGCTGGGTCTGGCGCTGGATCGTATCGTCAAGAGCGTGGTGGTGATGAGCGATGACGATACCCCGGCGGTGCTGTTCATTGCCGGTGACGATGAACTCAACCTGATCAAGGCCGCCCGGGCCCTGGCTGCGGAAGAGGTCCGACTGGCCACGGCCGAGGAGGTGCTTGAGGCCACCGGCGTCCCCAAGGGTTTCATCGGCCCCGTCGGCCTCCCGGACGGCTTGCGTGTGCTGGTGGATCATCGCGCCGCCACCGCGACGAACTTTTCTTCCGGCGCCAATGAGAAAGATCAGCACTGGATCAATCTCAACTGGAACCGGGACGTGCCGCTGCCCGAGACGGCCGACCTGCGAATGGCGAAGGCAGGTGAGCCCGCTCCCGACGGCAAGGGTACCCTGCATTCCAGTCGCGGCATTGAGGTCGGCCACATCTTCCAGCTGGGACGCAAGTACAGCGAAGCCATGAATGCCACCGTGCTGGACGAGAATGGCCGCGATCAGGCCATGTACATGGGCTGCTACGGCATTGGCGTCAGCCGCATTGTGGCCGCCGCCATCGAACAGAACCACGATCAGAAGGGCATCATCTGGCCGGCTCCCCTGGCCCCCTTCCAGCTGCTCATTATCGGCATCGGCATGGATCGATCGGAGGCGGTGCGTGAGGCAGCCGAGGATCTGCATGACCGTCTCCAGCAGGCCGGCGTCGAAGTGTTGCTGGACGATCGGGATGCCCGCCCGGGGGTGAAGTTCGCGGATGCCGAACTGCTGGGCATCCCTCATCGTGTGGTCATCGGTGACCGCGGTCTCAAGGAAGGCAAAGTGGAATACCAGGGCCGGCGGGACGACGAGTCGACGAAGCTGGACTATGCTGGAAT
- the pssA gene encoding CDP-diacylglycerol--serine O-phosphatidyltransferase: MARKKRSKTTKRSSIVGRRGIYLLPNLFTTAAMFAGFFAMIAAMNGEFRAAGVAVLVAMVLDGVDGRVARLTGTESEFGREYDSLSDLVSFGLAPAMIVYNWGMGVLGDEPWWWWAQISWLVAFFFAVAAALRLARFNTRAATTDRRYFQGLPSPSAAACIAFGAWLLAQLELHTAFMLPVVYLLAVAIAALMVSNFSYYSFKDLDLAGGRVPFTYAILIPSSFILIALAPAPVLFAGFFLYALSGPVLALWRRYYRRGVTSRGSDADAKEGRGD; encoded by the coding sequence GTGGCCCGGAAGAAACGCAGCAAGACGACAAAGCGATCCAGCATCGTCGGTCGGCGTGGTATCTACCTGCTGCCCAATCTGTTTACCACGGCGGCCATGTTCGCGGGTTTTTTTGCCATGATCGCGGCCATGAACGGGGAATTCCGTGCGGCGGGGGTGGCCGTGCTGGTGGCCATGGTGCTGGATGGTGTTGATGGCAGAGTGGCCCGCCTGACGGGGACGGAAAGCGAGTTCGGACGAGAATACGACAGCCTGTCGGACCTGGTTTCCTTCGGTCTGGCGCCGGCCATGATCGTCTACAACTGGGGCATGGGCGTACTCGGCGACGAGCCCTGGTGGTGGTGGGCCCAGATCAGCTGGCTGGTGGCCTTCTTCTTCGCCGTGGCCGCCGCACTGCGTCTGGCCCGCTTCAACACCCGAGCCGCCACCACGGACCGCCGGTACTTCCAGGGCCTCCCGAGTCCTTCTGCCGCCGCCTGCATCGCCTTTGGCGCCTGGCTGTTGGCTCAGCTCGAGCTGCACACCGCCTTCATGTTGCCGGTGGTGTACCTGCTGGCCGTGGCCATCGCGGCCCTGATGGTCAGCAATTTCAGTTATTACAGCTTCAAGGATCTGGATCTGGCCGGTGGTCGGGTGCCTTTCACCTACGCCATTCTCATTCCCAGCAGTTTCATCCTGATTGCCCTGGCTCCGGCCCCGGTCTTGTTCGCCGGGTTCTTCCTCTACGCCCTGTCAGGTCCCGTCCTTGCTCTATGGCGTCGATACTACCGTCGCGGGGTGACCAGTCGTGGCAGTGATGCGGACGCGAAGGAAGGCCGGGGTGACTGA
- a CDS encoding uracil-DNA glycosylase — MTEEARRKAYLQALNIPAWQLRSAPVVEPGGPQETAAEANQSVEGADSAADRPPVATLDWSALRERVMQCQACPLHATRTQGVFGVGNTQAEWMLIGEAPGAEEDRQGEPFVGRAGQLLDAMLAAAGTDRQKVYIANIIKSRPPDNRDPQPGEIAACLPYLRRQIELISPRVIMLVGRVAAQTLLESTAAVGRLRGQVHRLPGFAIPAVVTYHPAYLLRSPLEKRKVWDDLRLLRRTLESTS, encoded by the coding sequence GTGACTGAGGAGGCACGCCGGAAGGCCTATCTGCAGGCCCTGAATATCCCGGCCTGGCAGTTGCGCTCGGCTCCGGTGGTCGAACCGGGTGGGCCGCAGGAGACAGCGGCCGAGGCCAATCAGTCGGTGGAGGGAGCGGATTCCGCGGCCGACCGTCCGCCGGTGGCTACCCTCGACTGGTCTGCCCTGCGTGAACGGGTCATGCAATGCCAGGCCTGTCCTCTGCATGCCACTCGAACCCAGGGTGTTTTCGGCGTCGGTAATACCCAGGCGGAATGGATGCTGATCGGCGAAGCCCCCGGTGCCGAGGAAGATCGCCAGGGCGAGCCTTTCGTGGGCAGGGCGGGGCAGCTGCTGGATGCCATGCTGGCCGCCGCCGGCACGGATCGTCAGAAGGTCTATATCGCCAACATCATCAAGTCGCGGCCACCGGATAACCGGGATCCCCAGCCCGGGGAGATTGCGGCCTGCCTTCCCTACCTTCGCCGCCAGATCGAACTGATATCGCCCAGGGTAATCATGCTGGTCGGGCGCGTTGCTGCCCAGACCCTGCTGGAATCCACGGCCGCCGTGGGCCGCCTGCGGGGACAGGTTCATCGCCTGCCCGGTTTCGCCATTCCTGCCGTGGTGACCTATCATCCGGCCTATCTGCTGCGTTCACCACTGGAGAAGCGCAAGGTCTGGGATGATCTGCGTCTGCTTCGCCGAACCCTGGAGTCCACTTCATGA
- a CDS encoding AAA family ATPase — protein sequence MNDIASRASEPSSIEGVERAIEQLNQIILGKDRAVRLSLCCLLAGGHLLIEDIPGVGKTTLAHAIARSLGLSYQRIQFTSDLLPADILGASVFDRERGDLTFRPGPIFAQTVLADEVNRATPKTQSALLEAMEEHQVTTETTTRPLPEPFFVIATQNPQQQVGTFPLPESQLDRFLMRLSLGYPDPAAERQLLLGQDRRELLTELEPVLRADDLSALKTHARNVHLSEPLMNYLQALVIATRESPMLESGLSPRGGLALRQAAQAWALMHRRKGVEPEDVQTVFPAVAGHRLVPLPEYRGRLNEVVETLLRDTPVA from the coding sequence ATGAATGACATTGCCTCCCGAGCATCCGAACCCTCGTCAATCGAGGGTGTTGAGCGCGCCATCGAGCAGCTCAATCAAATCATCCTGGGCAAGGATCGGGCCGTTCGCCTGTCCCTGTGCTGCCTGCTGGCGGGTGGCCATCTGCTGATCGAGGACATTCCCGGGGTGGGCAAGACCACTCTGGCGCACGCCATCGCTCGCAGTCTGGGGCTGAGCTATCAGCGTATCCAGTTCACCAGCGACTTGCTACCCGCCGACATTCTCGGGGCATCGGTGTTTGACCGGGAACGGGGCGACCTGACCTTCCGCCCCGGACCGATCTTTGCTCAGACGGTGCTGGCGGATGAGGTCAATCGCGCCACCCCCAAGACCCAGAGCGCCCTTCTGGAGGCCATGGAAGAACACCAGGTGACGACGGAAACCACCACCCGTCCCCTGCCGGAGCCCTTCTTTGTCATCGCCACCCAGAACCCGCAACAGCAGGTAGGCACCTTTCCCCTGCCGGAATCCCAACTGGATCGTTTCCTGATGCGCCTGAGCCTGGGCTACCCGGATCCGGCGGCTGAACGGCAGCTGTTGCTGGGTCAGGATCGACGGGAACTGCTGACCGAACTGGAGCCCGTCTTGCGGGCCGATGATCTAAGCGCCCTCAAGACCCATGCCCGCAATGTGCATCTGTCCGAGCCCCTGATGAATTACCTCCAGGCACTGGTGATCGCCACCCGGGAATCGCCCATGCTGGAGAGTGGCCTGTCGCCCCGTGGTGGCCTGGCCCTGCGTCAGGCGGCTCAGGCCTGGGCCCTGATGCACCGACGCAAGGGCGTCGAGCCGGAAGACGTTCAGACGGTGTTCCCGGCCGTGGCCGGCCACCGCCTGGTACCCCTGCCCGAATACCGTGGCCGCCTCAATGAGGTCGTCGAGACCCTGCTGCGGGACACGCCGGTGGCGTGA
- a CDS encoding transglutaminase TgpA family protein has product MSELTPKLRERELQLLALGMLASILPVAGTLPVWVLLFSLLFAVWRLIPGWLGRRHAPLAFLRLPIGLACFGGVWLEFGSFNGVEPGTALLCLMLGLKLLESWKPRDGLILAMLAYILLLAAFLNNQDLPVAVWLTLVAAFQTGVLLRLSRIGEPGPLAPSFLTAGKLLLQALPVALILFVLFPRVPGPLWGTPTPEPRAVTGLSDRMSPGSVSQLAQSNELAFRVSFPESREPRPDERYWRGPVFHEFDGQEWREGSLPDHEPGFLPLGDPIRQEITLEDHGQHWVIALDIPGGDLPNNTRQRSDMRLESKDRISDRIRYMVDSWPSYSLDPALPDSWREALTRIPEDSNPETQALGARWGEESNGDAEALIERVLDHFGQEDFYYTLEPPRLGRHAMDEFLNDSRRGFCEHYAAAFTLLMRAAGHPARVVTGYLGAEYNPMAGHYRVRQSNAHAWSEVWIAGEGWRRVDPTGAIDPSRVETTLALGEQAEEEEWEGGLSLEYLQLQLEMLWDTVQARWDGWFLAYGPERQQEFLENLGLPGRDALRLALIMVALIGLSLLLLWLGLWWRQQPPPSRDPVERAWQQFQRRMARAGFPRQPSEGPESWQQRLQQEAPAVAQATQSLMDRFRRARYAGNAEEAQRIREELRALRARSLRRLGRE; this is encoded by the coding sequence ATGAGTGAGCTCACGCCCAAACTGCGGGAACGCGAGCTGCAACTGCTGGCACTGGGCATGCTTGCCAGCATCCTGCCGGTGGCCGGCACCCTTCCCGTCTGGGTGTTACTGTTCAGCCTGCTGTTCGCGGTCTGGCGACTGATCCCGGGCTGGCTGGGGCGCCGCCATGCGCCACTGGCCTTCCTGCGCCTGCCCATCGGCCTGGCCTGTTTCGGTGGTGTCTGGCTGGAATTTGGCAGCTTCAATGGCGTGGAACCGGGCACCGCCCTGCTCTGCCTGATGCTGGGTCTGAAATTGCTGGAAAGCTGGAAGCCGCGGGATGGACTGATTCTGGCAATGCTGGCCTACATTCTGCTACTGGCCGCGTTTCTCAATAACCAGGACCTCCCGGTGGCCGTCTGGCTGACACTGGTGGCCGCCTTCCAGACCGGGGTTCTGCTTCGCCTGTCGCGCATCGGTGAGCCGGGGCCGCTGGCACCCAGTTTTCTCACGGCCGGCAAGCTCTTGCTGCAGGCCCTGCCCGTCGCCCTGATTCTTTTCGTTCTGTTTCCCCGCGTCCCCGGCCCGCTGTGGGGCACGCCCACGCCGGAACCTCGTGCCGTCACCGGCCTGTCGGATCGCATGAGCCCGGGCTCGGTCAGCCAATTGGCCCAGTCGAACGAACTGGCCTTCCGGGTCAGCTTTCCCGAGAGCCGTGAGCCACGCCCCGATGAACGTTACTGGCGAGGGCCGGTGTTCCATGAATTCGATGGTCAGGAATGGCGTGAGGGCTCACTCCCCGATCATGAACCGGGCTTCCTGCCCCTGGGAGATCCCATTCGCCAGGAAATCACGCTGGAGGACCACGGCCAGCACTGGGTCATTGCCCTGGATATCCCCGGCGGTGACCTGCCCAACAACACCCGACAGCGCAGCGACATGCGCCTGGAGTCCAAGGATCGGATCAGTGACCGTATTCGATACATGGTGGACTCCTGGCCCAGTTACAGTCTGGATCCGGCGCTGCCCGACAGCTGGCGTGAGGCACTGACTCGCATCCCGGAAGACAGCAACCCGGAAACACAGGCCCTGGGGGCTCGCTGGGGTGAGGAAAGCAATGGCGACGCCGAGGCCCTGATCGAACGGGTGCTGGATCATTTTGGCCAGGAAGATTTCTACTACACCCTGGAACCGCCACGGTTGGGGCGTCACGCCATGGACGAGTTCCTGAACGACAGCCGCCGGGGCTTCTGCGAACACTATGCGGCCGCCTTCACCCTGCTGATGCGTGCGGCCGGTCACCCGGCCCGGGTGGTGACCGGCTATCTCGGGGCGGAGTACAACCCCATGGCCGGCCATTACCGGGTTCGCCAATCCAATGCCCACGCCTGGAGCGAGGTCTGGATCGCCGGTGAGGGCTGGCGCCGGGTCGACCCCACCGGCGCCATCGACCCCAGCCGGGTGGAAACTACCCTGGCCCTGGGCGAGCAGGCTGAAGAAGAGGAATGGGAAGGCGGACTGAGCCTGGAATACCTGCAGCTCCAGCTGGAGATGCTGTGGGACACCGTGCAGGCCCGCTGGGACGGCTGGTTCCTGGCCTACGGCCCGGAGCGCCAGCAGGAATTCCTGGAAAACCTCGGCCTGCCCGGCCGGGATGCCCTGCGCCTCGCCCTGATCATGGTGGCCCTGATCGGGTTGAGCCTCCTGCTGCTGTGGCTGGGGCTGTGGTGGCGCCAACAACCGCCACCCTCACGCGACCCGGTGGAACGTGCCTGGCAGCAGTTCCAGCGCCGCATGGCCCGCGCCGGCTTCCCGCGCCAGCCCAGCGAAGGCCCGGAGAGCTGGCAGCAACGCCTGCAACAGGAAGCCCCCGCCGTGGCCCAGGCCACTCAAAGCCTCATGGACCGCTTCCGCCGGGCACGCTATGCCGGCAATGCCGAGGAAGCGCAGCGAATCCGGGAAGAACTCCGGGCATTGCGCGCGCGGTCCCTCCGCCGCCTGGGGCGTGAATAG
- the ilvC gene encoding ketol-acid reductoisomerase, whose translation MRRWYDADLDRQPLEKRIIAVFGYGAQGRAQARNLRDAGLQVRVALRQGSASRARAEADGLTVLDPDTAAEQADIAVLLVPDTAQPRLYEDVLARHLKPGAALLFAHGYAIHHGHLRARDDLDVIMVAPLGIGEQVRATFEKGAGVPALVAVHQDGSGQAWPLVLAYAGAGGHGRAGVMETTFAEETETDLFAEQAVLVGGLSELIRAAFDTLVEAGYQPEVAYFCCLHEVKLIADMIHERGIAGMRESISEVADLGAVQQGPRIIGAASREAMRKALAEVRSGEFDRQLQREQAAGFPTLKAHRHQAKDDLIETVGKRLRDRMPWMRASDDEEGGHGA comes from the coding sequence ATGCGCCGTTGGTACGATGCGGATCTGGACCGCCAGCCGCTGGAGAAGCGGATCATCGCGGTTTTCGGCTACGGGGCCCAGGGGCGTGCCCAGGCCCGCAATCTGCGTGACGCCGGTCTGCAGGTTCGTGTCGCCTTGCGACAGGGCTCGGCCAGTCGGGCCCGGGCCGAGGCCGATGGTCTGACGGTACTGGATCCCGATACCGCCGCCGAGCAGGCGGATATCGCGGTTCTGCTGGTTCCGGATACGGCGCAACCACGCCTGTACGAGGACGTGCTGGCCCGTCATCTCAAGCCAGGCGCGGCCCTGCTGTTCGCCCACGGTTATGCGATTCACCATGGCCATCTCAGAGCCCGGGACGATCTGGACGTGATCATGGTCGCGCCCCTGGGAATCGGTGAACAGGTTCGGGCCACCTTCGAGAAGGGCGCCGGTGTGCCTGCCCTGGTGGCGGTGCACCAGGACGGCAGCGGGCAGGCCTGGCCGCTCGTTCTCGCCTACGCCGGTGCGGGTGGCCATGGGCGGGCCGGGGTCATGGAAACCACCTTTGCCGAGGAAACCGAGACCGATCTTTTTGCGGAGCAGGCCGTGCTCGTGGGTGGTCTGAGCGAACTCATCCGGGCCGCCTTCGATACACTGGTGGAAGCGGGCTATCAGCCGGAGGTGGCCTATTTCTGCTGTCTTCACGAGGTCAAGCTGATTGCCGACATGATTCACGAGCGTGGTATAGCCGGTATGCGGGAATCCATCTCGGAAGTAGCCGATCTGGGCGCCGTGCAGCAGGGGCCCAGAATCATTGGAGCGGCCTCCCGGGAGGCCATGCGCAAGGCGCTGGCCGAAGTGCGCAGCGGTGAATTCGATCGCCAGCTGCAAAGGGAGCAGGCGGCCGGCTTTCCCACTCTGAAGGCGCATCGACACCAGGCGAAGGACGATCTGATCGAAACCGTGGGCAAGCGCCTGCGTGACCGCATGCCCTGGATGCGGGCCTCCGATGACGAGGAGGGCGGTCATGGCGCGTGA
- a CDS encoding peptide chain release factor 3: MTEQYQRRRTFAIISHPDAGKTTLTEKLLLFGGAIQLAGTVKGRKSARHATSDWMAMEKERGISVTSSVMQFPFDDYIVNLLDTPGHADFSEDTYRTLTAVDSALMVIDCAKGVEERTIKLMEVCRLRDTPIYTFINKLDREGRDPMELMDEVERVLGIQCSPITWPIGMGKRLKGIYHLLEDRIYIYEEAKGGARGVHRTIDGLDSPEAQAFLGDDAGEYADEIELVREATPDFDLDAYLAGKLTPVFFGSAIANFGIQELLESFVRTAPAPRPASTTVREVQPSENKLTGFVFKVQANMDPAHRDRVAFMRICSGRFTPGMKLRHVRIGKDVKISKALTFMASEREKTEEAWAGDIIGLHNHGTIRIGDSFTEGEELQFTGIPNFAPELFRRAVLADPLRMKQLQKGLDQLCEEGATQLFRPLRNNDLILGAVGQLQFDVVAERLRTEYGVDCKFEAINVATARWVYGEDDRALEQFKRKAADNLAIDHADTLVYIAPTRVNLDLAMERHPEIEFRATRDHLAA, from the coding sequence ATGACCGAGCAATACCAGCGTCGGCGAACCTTCGCCATCATTTCCCATCCCGATGCGGGCAAGACGACCCTCACCGAGAAATTGCTGCTTTTCGGTGGTGCCATCCAGCTGGCGGGCACCGTCAAGGGGCGCAAGTCGGCCCGCCATGCCACTTCGGACTGGATGGCCATGGAGAAGGAGCGCGGTATTTCCGTCACCTCCTCGGTGATGCAGTTTCCCTTTGACGACTACATCGTCAACCTGTTGGACACCCCGGGTCACGCGGATTTCTCCGAGGACACCTACCGCACGCTGACCGCGGTGGACTCGGCACTGATGGTGATCGACTGCGCCAAGGGTGTGGAAGAACGAACCATCAAACTGATGGAGGTCTGCCGGCTGCGGGATACCCCCATCTATACCTTCATCAACAAGCTCGACCGGGAAGGGCGAGATCCCATGGAGCTGATGGATGAAGTGGAGCGGGTACTGGGCATCCAGTGCAGCCCCATCACCTGGCCCATCGGCATGGGTAAACGCCTCAAGGGCATCTACCATCTGCTGGAAGACCGCATCTACATCTACGAGGAAGCCAAGGGGGGAGCTCGTGGCGTGCACCGTACCATTGACGGTCTGGACTCCCCCGAGGCACAGGCCTTTCTGGGTGATGATGCCGGGGAATACGCCGACGAAATCGAGCTGGTGCGCGAGGCCACGCCGGATTTTGACCTCGATGCCTATCTGGCCGGCAAGCTGACCCCTGTTTTCTTTGGTTCCGCCATTGCCAACTTCGGCATCCAGGAACTGCTGGAAAGCTTCGTCCGTACGGCACCGGCTCCGAGGCCGGCCAGTACCACCGTGCGTGAAGTGCAGCCCTCGGAGAACAAGCTGACCGGCTTCGTCTTCAAGGTGCAGGCCAACATGGATCCGGCCCACCGGGACCGGGTGGCCTTCATGCGCATCTGCTCCGGGCGCTTCACGCCGGGCATGAAGCTGCGCCACGTGCGTATAGGCAAGGATGTGAAGATCAGCAAGGCTCTGACCTTCATGGCCTCGGAACGGGAGAAGACCGAGGAAGCCTGGGCCGGCGACATCATTGGCCTGCACAACCACGGCACCATCCGCATCGGCGACAGCTTCACGGAAGGGGAAGAACTGCAGTTCACCGGCATCCCCAATTTTGCCCCGGAGCTGTTTCGGCGCGCCGTGCTGGCCGACCCCCTGCGCATGAAGCAGCTGCAGAAGGGCCTGGATCAGCTCTGTGAAGAGGGGGCGACCCAGCTCTTCCGTCCCCTGCGCAACAACGATCTGATTCTGGGCGCCGTGGGTCAGCTGCAGTTCGATGTGGTGGCCGAACGCCTTCGGACTGAGTACGGAGTGGACTGCAAGTTTGAAGCCATCAACGTGGCCACGGCCCGCTGGGTGTATGGCGAGGATGACCGGGCCCTGGAGCAGTTCAAGCGCAAGGCGGCGGACAACCTGGCCATCGATCACGCCGACACCCTGGTCTACATCGCCCCCACCCGGGTCAATCTGGACCTGGCCATGGAACGCCACCCGGAGATCGAATTCCGCGCCACGCGCGATCACCTGGCCGCGTAA
- the rimI gene encoding ribosomal protein S18-alanine N-acetyltransferase: MSQVRDEVAPSRVRGMSVADLERVHEIENRAYGFPWPVGVFRDCLRAGYQCWVIEVDSSIAGYGIVSVAAGESHVLNICIDPAWQRLGLGRILMNHIMSLARKAGAERMILEVRPTNHAARQLYDSLGFNEIGLRRGYYPDHSGIREDALVLARELSLD, from the coding sequence ATGAGCCAGGTCCGTGACGAGGTGGCCCCGAGCCGCGTGCGCGGCATGTCCGTGGCGGACCTTGAGCGTGTGCATGAGATCGAGAACCGTGCGTATGGTTTTCCCTGGCCGGTGGGTGTCTTTCGTGACTGTCTGCGGGCGGGTTACCAGTGCTGGGTCATTGAGGTGGACAGCAGCATTGCCGGCTATGGCATCGTTTCCGTGGCGGCGGGCGAATCCCATGTGCTCAATATCTGCATTGACCCGGCCTGGCAGCGCCTGGGCCTGGGCCGCATTCTCATGAATCACATCATGTCGCTGGCTCGCAAGGCGGGTGCCGAGCGCATGATTCTGGAAGTCCGCCCCACCAACCATGCCGCCCGTCAGCTTTACGACAGTCTCGGCTTCAACGAAATCGGTCTGCGTCGGGGGTATTACCCCGACCACTCCGGCATCCGCGAGGATGCCCTGGTGCTGGCCCGGGAGCTGTCACTGGACTGA